A DNA window from Tachysurus fulvidraco isolate hzauxx_2018 chromosome 4, HZAU_PFXX_2.0, whole genome shotgun sequence contains the following coding sequences:
- the ppp2r5eb gene encoding protein phosphatase 2, regulatory subunit B', epsilon isoform X2: MHTNLHTHSHTHTHSCSDTTLHYRFILLNTSLPVWPSLTSESVARRKEDVPAVEQPDLFLKKLQQCCTVFDFMDTLSDLKMKEYKRSTLNELVDYVTVSRGYLTEQAYPEVVKMVSYNIFRTLPPCDSNEFDPEEDEPTLEASWPHLQLVYEFFIRFLESQEFQPSIAKKYIDQKFVLQLLELFDSEDPRERDYLKTVLHRIYGKFLGLRAFIRKQINNIFLRFVYETEHFNGVAELLEILGSIINGFALPLKAEHKQFLVKVLIPLHTVRSLSLFHAQLAYCIVQFLEKDPTLTEPVIRGLLKFWPKTCSQKEVMFLGELEEILDVIEPTQFVKIQEPLFKQISRCVSSPHFQVAERALYYWNNEYIMSLIEENSNVILPIMFSSLYRISKEHWNPAIVALVYNVLKAFMEMNSTLFDELTATYKSDRQREKKKEKEREELWKKLEDLELKRGLRSNAIIPT; this comes from the exons atgcacacaaatctacacacacactcacacacacacacacactcatgctcagacactacgctacactacaggtTTATACTTTTAAACACTTCACTACCCGTCTGGCCATCTTTAACTTCAGAGAGTGTGGCAAGGAGAaaagagg acgTCCCTGCTGTGGAGCAGCCGGATTTGTTCCTGAAGAAGCTGCAGCAGTGCTGCACCGTGTTCGACTTCATGGACACGCTGTCCGACCTGAAGATGAAGGAGTACAAGCGCTCCACACTCAACGAGCTGGTGGACTACGTGACGGTGAGCCGAGGCTACCTCACCGAGCAGGCCTACCCCGAGGTCGTCAAAATG gtgtcaTACAACATATTCCGCACTCTTCCGCCCTGTGACAGTAATGAGTTTGACCCAGAGGAGGATGAACCCACTTTAGAGGCCTCATGgccacatttacag ctGGTGTACGAGTTCTTCATTCGCTTTCTGGAGAGTCAGGAGTTCCAGCCCAGCATTGCCAAAAAGTATATAGACCAGAAATTTGTCTTACAG CTGCTGGAACTGTTCGACAGCGAGGACCCGCGGGAGAGAGACTACCTGAAGACAGTCTTACACAGAATCTACGGCAAATTCCTGGGGCTGAGGGCTTTTATACGAAAACAGATcaataatatttttctacg TTTTGTTTATGAAACCGAGCACTTCAACGGAGTAGCCGAGCTGTTGGAAATTTTGGGAAG CATCATCAACGGCTTTGCTTTACCTCTGAAAGCTGAACACAAGCAGTTCCTCGTGAAAGTGTTGATTCCTCTGCACACAGTCAGGAGTCTCTCGCTCTTCCatgcacag TTGGCGTATTGTATTGTACAGTTCCTAGAGAAAGACCCCACATTAACAGAACCA GTCATCAGAGGACTTCTCAAGTTCTGGCCAAAGACCTGCAGTCAAAAAGAG GTGATGTTCCTGGGAGAGCTGGAGGAGATTCTGGACGTGATCGAACCCACGCAGTTTGTGAAGATCCAGGAGCCTTTGTTCAAGCAGATCTCCAGATGTGTCTCCAGCCCCCACTTCCAG gtggctGAGCGAGCACTGTACTACTGGAATAACGAGTACATCATGAGTCTTATTGAGGAAAACTCCAACGTCATCCTGCCCATCATGTTCTCCAGCTTGTACAGGATCTCCAAAGAGCACTGGAACCC GGCGATCGTAGCTTTAGTGTACAACGTCCTGAAAGCCTTCATGGAAATGAACAGCACTTTGTTTGATGAACTTACTGCCACCTACAAGTCAGACCGCcagag agagaagaaaaaggaaaaggagcGTGAGGAGTTGTGGAAAAAGCTGGAGGACCTGGAGCTGAAGCGAGGCCTGCGGAGCAACGCCATTATTCCCACTTAA
- the ppp2r5eb gene encoding protein phosphatase 2, regulatory subunit B', epsilon isoform X1, producing MSSAATSPPSVDKVDGFSRKSVRKAKQKRSQSSSQFRSQGKPIELIPLPLLKDVPAVEQPDLFLKKLQQCCTVFDFMDTLSDLKMKEYKRSTLNELVDYVTVSRGYLTEQAYPEVVKMVSYNIFRTLPPCDSNEFDPEEDEPTLEASWPHLQLVYEFFIRFLESQEFQPSIAKKYIDQKFVLQLLELFDSEDPRERDYLKTVLHRIYGKFLGLRAFIRKQINNIFLRFVYETEHFNGVAELLEILGSIINGFALPLKAEHKQFLVKVLIPLHTVRSLSLFHAQLAYCIVQFLEKDPTLTEPVIRGLLKFWPKTCSQKEVMFLGELEEILDVIEPTQFVKIQEPLFKQISRCVSSPHFQVAERALYYWNNEYIMSLIEENSNVILPIMFSSLYRISKEHWNPAIVALVYNVLKAFMEMNSTLFDELTATYKSDRQREKKKEKEREELWKKLEDLELKRGLRSNAIIPT from the exons ATGTCCTCAGCAGCCACCTCGCCACCGTCAGTGGACAAAGTGGACGGGTTCTCCCGAAAATCGGTCAGGAAGGCCAAGCAGAAGCGCTCGCAGAGTTCATCGCAGTTCCGCTCTCAGGGCAAACCCATCGAGCTCATTCCCCTCCCTCTGCtcaaag acgTCCCTGCTGTGGAGCAGCCGGATTTGTTCCTGAAGAAGCTGCAGCAGTGCTGCACCGTGTTCGACTTCATGGACACGCTGTCCGACCTGAAGATGAAGGAGTACAAGCGCTCCACACTCAACGAGCTGGTGGACTACGTGACGGTGAGCCGAGGCTACCTCACCGAGCAGGCCTACCCCGAGGTCGTCAAAATG gtgtcaTACAACATATTCCGCACTCTTCCGCCCTGTGACAGTAATGAGTTTGACCCAGAGGAGGATGAACCCACTTTAGAGGCCTCATGgccacatttacag ctGGTGTACGAGTTCTTCATTCGCTTTCTGGAGAGTCAGGAGTTCCAGCCCAGCATTGCCAAAAAGTATATAGACCAGAAATTTGTCTTACAG CTGCTGGAACTGTTCGACAGCGAGGACCCGCGGGAGAGAGACTACCTGAAGACAGTCTTACACAGAATCTACGGCAAATTCCTGGGGCTGAGGGCTTTTATACGAAAACAGATcaataatatttttctacg TTTTGTTTATGAAACCGAGCACTTCAACGGAGTAGCCGAGCTGTTGGAAATTTTGGGAAG CATCATCAACGGCTTTGCTTTACCTCTGAAAGCTGAACACAAGCAGTTCCTCGTGAAAGTGTTGATTCCTCTGCACACAGTCAGGAGTCTCTCGCTCTTCCatgcacag TTGGCGTATTGTATTGTACAGTTCCTAGAGAAAGACCCCACATTAACAGAACCA GTCATCAGAGGACTTCTCAAGTTCTGGCCAAAGACCTGCAGTCAAAAAGAG GTGATGTTCCTGGGAGAGCTGGAGGAGATTCTGGACGTGATCGAACCCACGCAGTTTGTGAAGATCCAGGAGCCTTTGTTCAAGCAGATCTCCAGATGTGTCTCCAGCCCCCACTTCCAG gtggctGAGCGAGCACTGTACTACTGGAATAACGAGTACATCATGAGTCTTATTGAGGAAAACTCCAACGTCATCCTGCCCATCATGTTCTCCAGCTTGTACAGGATCTCCAAAGAGCACTGGAACCC GGCGATCGTAGCTTTAGTGTACAACGTCCTGAAAGCCTTCATGGAAATGAACAGCACTTTGTTTGATGAACTTACTGCCACCTACAAGTCAGACCGCcagag agagaagaaaaaggaaaaggagcGTGAGGAGTTGTGGAAAAAGCTGGAGGACCTGGAGCTGAAGCGAGGCCTGCGGAGCAACGCCATTATTCCCACTTAA
- the ppp2r5eb gene encoding protein phosphatase 2, regulatory subunit B', epsilon isoform X3, with the protein MDTLSDLKMKEYKRSTLNELVDYVTVSRGYLTEQAYPEVVKMVSYNIFRTLPPCDSNEFDPEEDEPTLEASWPHLQLVYEFFIRFLESQEFQPSIAKKYIDQKFVLQLLELFDSEDPRERDYLKTVLHRIYGKFLGLRAFIRKQINNIFLRFVYETEHFNGVAELLEILGSIINGFALPLKAEHKQFLVKVLIPLHTVRSLSLFHAQLAYCIVQFLEKDPTLTEPVIRGLLKFWPKTCSQKEVMFLGELEEILDVIEPTQFVKIQEPLFKQISRCVSSPHFQVAERALYYWNNEYIMSLIEENSNVILPIMFSSLYRISKEHWNPAIVALVYNVLKAFMEMNSTLFDELTATYKSDRQREKKKEKEREELWKKLEDLELKRGLRSNAIIPT; encoded by the exons ATGGACACGCTGTCCGACCTGAAGATGAAGGAGTACAAGCGCTCCACACTCAACGAGCTGGTGGACTACGTGACGGTGAGCCGAGGCTACCTCACCGAGCAGGCCTACCCCGAGGTCGTCAAAATG gtgtcaTACAACATATTCCGCACTCTTCCGCCCTGTGACAGTAATGAGTTTGACCCAGAGGAGGATGAACCCACTTTAGAGGCCTCATGgccacatttacag ctGGTGTACGAGTTCTTCATTCGCTTTCTGGAGAGTCAGGAGTTCCAGCCCAGCATTGCCAAAAAGTATATAGACCAGAAATTTGTCTTACAG CTGCTGGAACTGTTCGACAGCGAGGACCCGCGGGAGAGAGACTACCTGAAGACAGTCTTACACAGAATCTACGGCAAATTCCTGGGGCTGAGGGCTTTTATACGAAAACAGATcaataatatttttctacg TTTTGTTTATGAAACCGAGCACTTCAACGGAGTAGCCGAGCTGTTGGAAATTTTGGGAAG CATCATCAACGGCTTTGCTTTACCTCTGAAAGCTGAACACAAGCAGTTCCTCGTGAAAGTGTTGATTCCTCTGCACACAGTCAGGAGTCTCTCGCTCTTCCatgcacag TTGGCGTATTGTATTGTACAGTTCCTAGAGAAAGACCCCACATTAACAGAACCA GTCATCAGAGGACTTCTCAAGTTCTGGCCAAAGACCTGCAGTCAAAAAGAG GTGATGTTCCTGGGAGAGCTGGAGGAGATTCTGGACGTGATCGAACCCACGCAGTTTGTGAAGATCCAGGAGCCTTTGTTCAAGCAGATCTCCAGATGTGTCTCCAGCCCCCACTTCCAG gtggctGAGCGAGCACTGTACTACTGGAATAACGAGTACATCATGAGTCTTATTGAGGAAAACTCCAACGTCATCCTGCCCATCATGTTCTCCAGCTTGTACAGGATCTCCAAAGAGCACTGGAACCC GGCGATCGTAGCTTTAGTGTACAACGTCCTGAAAGCCTTCATGGAAATGAACAGCACTTTGTTTGATGAACTTACTGCCACCTACAAGTCAGACCGCcagag agagaagaaaaaggaaaaggagcGTGAGGAGTTGTGGAAAAAGCTGGAGGACCTGGAGCTGAAGCGAGGCCTGCGGAGCAACGCCATTATTCCCACTTAA